A genomic window from Methylorubrum extorquens includes:
- the gyrB gene encoding DNA topoisomerase (ATP-hydrolyzing) subunit B yields MADSPNTEPADSYGAESIRVLKGLDAVRKRPGMYIGDTDDGSGLHHMIYEVVDNAIDEALAGHADLVTVTLNADGSVTVSDNGRGIPTDIHREEGVSAAEVIMTQLHAGGKFDQNSYKVSGGLHGVGVSVVNALSTSLTLRIWRGGKEHRMEFRHGDAVAPLEVVGPAGDRRGTEVTFLPSTETFTMVEFDYPTLEKRLRELAFLNSGVRIVVTDARHAEHKREELCYEGGVEAFVRYLDRSRKSVEGMTKPVTVLGERDGIRVEVAFWWNDSFNETVLPFTNNIPQRDGGTHMAGFRAALTRQLTGYAESSGVAKREKVSLTGDDCREGLTAVISVQVPDPKFSSQTKDKLVSSEVRPAVENILNEGLSTWLEENPAQAKSVMGKVVLAAAAREAARKARETITRKGALDIASLPGKLADCQERDPSKCELLLVEGDSAGGSAKQGRDRTFQAVLPLRGKILNVERVRADRMLSSAEIGTLITALGAGIGRSSTDREGFNPDKLRYHRIIIMTDADVDGSHIRTLLLTFFFRQMPELIDRGHLYIAQPPLYKAERGRRTLYLKDERALEDYLIDQGVEGAVLRLASGTEFGGAQLKTLVEEARAFRGILHGLHTRYDRSVVEQSVLAGAFAKDVAENPGEAEVLADRTAKRLDRIADEIEKGWTGAASEGGYVFSRTLRSVTQIANLDATLLASQEARRLAERAETLREIYEEPVTLARKGDETELYGPVGLFEAVMAFGRKGLQLQRYKGLGEMTAQQLWETTLDRDVRSLLQVKVKDTTDADDLFVKLMGDVVEPRREFIQENALSVANLDV; encoded by the coding sequence ATGGCTGACTCCCCGAACACCGAACCCGCCGACAGCTACGGCGCGGAATCGATCCGCGTGCTCAAGGGCCTGGATGCCGTGCGCAAGCGGCCCGGCATGTATATCGGCGATACCGACGACGGCTCCGGCCTGCACCACATGATCTACGAGGTGGTGGACAACGCCATCGACGAGGCGCTCGCGGGCCACGCGGACCTCGTGACGGTGACGCTCAATGCCGACGGCTCGGTGACGGTCTCGGACAACGGACGCGGCATCCCCACCGACATCCACCGGGAAGAGGGAGTTTCGGCCGCCGAGGTCATCATGACCCAGCTCCATGCCGGCGGTAAGTTCGACCAGAATTCTTACAAGGTGTCGGGCGGACTGCACGGCGTCGGCGTGTCCGTCGTCAACGCGCTCTCCACCAGCCTGACGCTGCGGATCTGGCGCGGGGGCAAGGAACACCGCATGGAGTTCCGCCACGGCGACGCGGTGGCGCCGCTGGAGGTCGTCGGCCCTGCGGGCGATCGGCGCGGCACGGAGGTGACCTTCCTGCCGTCGACCGAAACCTTCACCATGGTGGAGTTCGACTATCCGACGCTGGAGAAGCGTCTGCGCGAGCTCGCCTTCCTCAATTCAGGCGTGCGCATCGTCGTCACCGATGCGCGCCACGCCGAGCACAAGCGCGAGGAGCTTTGCTACGAGGGCGGCGTCGAGGCCTTCGTGCGCTATCTCGACCGGTCCCGGAAGTCGGTCGAGGGCATGACGAAGCCCGTGACCGTGCTGGGCGAGCGCGATGGCATCCGCGTCGAGGTGGCATTCTGGTGGAACGACTCGTTCAACGAGACCGTCCTGCCCTTCACCAACAACATCCCGCAACGCGACGGCGGTACCCACATGGCGGGCTTCCGCGCCGCCCTGACGCGCCAGCTCACCGGCTACGCCGAATCCTCGGGCGTCGCGAAACGCGAGAAGGTCTCGCTCACCGGCGACGATTGCCGCGAGGGGCTGACCGCTGTCATCTCCGTGCAGGTGCCGGACCCGAAATTCTCGTCGCAGACGAAGGACAAGCTCGTCTCCTCCGAGGTCCGCCCGGCGGTCGAGAACATCCTCAACGAGGGTCTCTCGACCTGGCTCGAGGAGAACCCGGCCCAGGCGAAATCGGTGATGGGCAAGGTCGTGCTCGCGGCCGCCGCCCGTGAGGCGGCGCGCAAGGCGCGCGAGACCATCACCCGCAAGGGCGCGCTCGACATCGCCTCGCTGCCCGGCAAGCTCGCCGATTGCCAGGAGCGCGATCCGAGCAAATGCGAGTTGCTGCTGGTCGAGGGCGATTCCGCCGGCGGCTCGGCCAAGCAGGGCCGTGACCGTACCTTCCAGGCAGTGCTTCCGCTGCGTGGAAAGATCCTGAACGTCGAGCGGGTACGCGCCGACCGGATGCTGTCCTCGGCCGAGATCGGCACGCTGATCACCGCGCTCGGCGCCGGCATCGGCCGATCGAGCACTGACCGCGAGGGCTTCAACCCGGATAAGCTGCGCTATCACCGCATCATCATCATGACCGACGCGGACGTGGACGGCTCGCACATCCGGACATTGCTGCTGACGTTCTTCTTCCGGCAGATGCCGGAGCTCATCGACCGCGGTCACCTCTACATCGCCCAGCCGCCACTCTACAAAGCGGAGCGCGGCCGTCGGACCCTCTACCTCAAGGACGAGCGGGCGCTGGAGGATTACCTGATCGATCAGGGCGTCGAGGGCGCCGTGCTCCGGCTGGCCTCCGGCACCGAGTTCGGGGGTGCCCAGCTCAAGACCCTGGTCGAGGAAGCGCGCGCCTTCCGCGGCATCCTGCACGGGCTCCACACCCGCTACGACCGCTCGGTGGTCGAGCAATCGGTTCTGGCCGGCGCCTTCGCCAAGGATGTGGCCGAGAATCCCGGTGAGGCCGAGGTCCTGGCCGACCGCACCGCCAAGCGTCTCGACCGGATTGCCGACGAGATCGAAAAGGGCTGGACCGGGGCGGCCTCGGAGGGCGGCTACGTCTTCAGCCGGACGCTTCGCAGCGTGACGCAGATCGCCAACCTCGATGCGACGCTGCTCGCCTCGCAGGAGGCACGCCGACTTGCCGAGCGGGCGGAGACCTTGCGCGAGATCTACGAGGAGCCGGTGACGCTCGCCCGCAAGGGGGACGAGACCGAACTCTACGGCCCTGTTGGTTTGTTCGAGGCGGTGATGGCGTTCGGCCGGAAGGGCCTCCAGCTCCAGCGCTACAAGGGCCTCGGCGAGATGACCGCCCAGCAGCTCTGGGAAACGACGCTCGATCGCGACGTGCGCTCCCTGCTGCAGGTAAAGGTCAAGGATACGACCGACGCCGACGACCTATTCGTCAAGCTGATGGGTGACGTGGTGGAGCCGCGCCGCGAGTTCATCCAAGAGAACGCGCTGAGCGTCGCGAATCTCGACGTGTGA
- a CDS encoding MBL fold metallo-hydrolase, with protein MPATPRAAIIPVTPFQQNCTLVWDDATKAGAVVDPGGDLDRIEAAIRAQGVTVEKILLTHGHIDHAGGAAELKERLGVPVEGPHEADRFLLDSLPETGANYGIDGARAVTPDRWLNEGDTVTVGGLTFDIWHAPGHSPGSVVFMSRDARFALVGDVVFQGSIGRTDLPGGSHEQLIRMIKEKVLPLGDDVAFIPGHGPTGTLGQERMTNPFLQG; from the coding sequence ATGCCCGCCACGCCCCGCGCCGCGATCATTCCGGTCACCCCGTTCCAGCAGAACTGCACCTTGGTCTGGGACGACGCCACCAAGGCCGGCGCCGTGGTCGATCCCGGTGGAGACCTGGACCGGATCGAGGCGGCGATCCGCGCGCAGGGCGTGACGGTCGAGAAGATCCTGCTCACCCACGGCCATATCGACCATGCGGGCGGCGCCGCCGAGCTGAAGGAGCGCCTCGGCGTTCCCGTCGAGGGCCCGCACGAAGCCGACCGGTTCCTGCTCGATTCCCTGCCCGAGACGGGCGCGAATTACGGGATCGACGGCGCCCGCGCGGTCACGCCGGATCGCTGGCTCAACGAGGGCGACACGGTCACCGTCGGCGGCCTGACCTTCGACATCTGGCACGCCCCCGGCCACTCCCCCGGCAGCGTCGTCTTCATGAGCCGCGATGCCCGTTTCGCCCTGGTCGGCGACGTGGTGTTCCAGGGGTCGATCGGCCGGACCGACCTGCCCGGCGGCAGCCATGAGCAACTGATCCGGATGATCAAGGAGAAGGTGCTGCCGCTCGGCGACGACGTCGCCTTCATCCCCGGCCATGGGCCGACCGGAACGCTCGGGCAGGAGCGGATGACGAACCCGTTCCTGCAGGGATGA
- a CDS encoding acyl-CoA thioesterase — protein sequence MMQTIDVGDEHPVGDLTVRTIAMPADTNANGDIFGGWVLSQMDQAGGIAGVERAQGRVVTVAVDAMTFIRPVRVGDVLCVYTRIGRVGRTSMKIHLEAWARRFQTRIREKVTDATFTFVAIDEAGRPRSIPVED from the coding sequence ATGATGCAGACGATCGATGTGGGCGACGAGCATCCCGTCGGCGACCTGACGGTGCGCACGATCGCCATGCCGGCCGACACCAACGCCAACGGTGACATCTTCGGCGGCTGGGTGCTGTCGCAGATGGATCAGGCCGGCGGCATCGCCGGGGTCGAGCGGGCGCAGGGCCGGGTCGTGACCGTGGCCGTCGATGCAATGACCTTCATCCGGCCCGTGCGGGTCGGGGATGTGCTGTGCGTCTATACCCGGATCGGCCGGGTCGGACGCACCTCGATGAAGATCCACTTGGAGGCCTGGGCGCGGCGCTTCCAGACCCGGATTCGCGAAAAGGTCACCGATGCGACCTTCACCTTCGTCGCCATCGACGAGGCGGGCCGTCCGCGCTCGATCCCGGTCGAGGACTGA
- a CDS encoding YegP family protein — protein MRYELYRDAGGQWRWRLRVQNGNVIADSGESYVRREDCERGIELVKGSAQASVVDMTTKIA, from the coding sequence ATGCGCTACGAACTCTATCGTGATGCGGGTGGGCAGTGGCGCTGGCGCCTGCGCGTCCAGAACGGCAACGTCATCGCAGATTCCGGTGAGAGCTATGTTCGCCGCGAGGATTGCGAGCGCGGCATCGAACTGGTGAAGGGAAGCGCCCAGGCGTCCGTCGTCGACATGACGACGAAGATCGCCTGA
- a CDS encoding DEAD/DEAH box helicase, protein MTQFTDFGLAQPVLRALEEAGYVTPTPIQSQAVPPAMEGRDLCGIAQTGTGKTAAFALPILHRLSLDSRRAPRRGCRVLVLSPTRELASQIADSFSDYGRHLPYTNTVVFGGVNITRQERAIAPGVDILVATPGRLIDLVDRRALTLEGVEILVLDEADQMLDLGFIHALKRIVKMLPAKRQSLFFSATMPKNIAGLADQYLSNPVQVAVTPVATTAERVDQQVIFCHTGAKQALLNHVLRDPKIERVLVFTRTKHGADRVVRGLDKANVVSAAIHGNKSQPQRERALAAFRDGSCRVLVATDIAARGIDVDGVTHVVNYDLPNVPESYVHRIGRTARAGAEGQAISFCNDEERSYLRDIERTTRQKVPVAGFPEGFVPPTRQEAQDNAAEEARRPPRQPQGRPGQRQGRPGGGRGQGGEGRGEPRAHDARGGRPGGQPGHRQDQRAAGAPRPDAQRQDQRRPERAGEARPQGARPQGARPSDGRRDGRPARSGGEGGRAIGWLDRAPRS, encoded by the coding sequence TTGACCCAATTCACCGATTTCGGCCTCGCTCAGCCCGTGCTCCGCGCGCTGGAAGAGGCCGGCTACGTTACGCCGACGCCGATCCAGTCGCAGGCCGTCCCGCCCGCGATGGAGGGCCGCGACCTCTGCGGCATCGCCCAGACCGGCACCGGCAAGACCGCTGCCTTCGCCCTGCCGATCCTGCATCGCCTGTCGCTCGACAGTCGCCGCGCGCCGCGCCGCGGTTGCCGCGTGCTCGTGCTGTCGCCGACCCGCGAGCTCGCCAGCCAGATCGCCGACAGCTTCTCGGACTACGGCCGGCATCTGCCCTACACCAACACCGTCGTGTTCGGCGGCGTGAACATCACCCGCCAGGAGCGGGCGATCGCGCCGGGCGTCGATATCCTCGTCGCCACGCCGGGCCGGCTCATCGACCTCGTCGATCGCCGCGCGCTGACGCTGGAGGGCGTCGAGATCCTCGTCCTCGACGAGGCCGACCAGATGCTCGACCTCGGCTTCATCCACGCGCTCAAGCGCATCGTGAAGATGCTGCCGGCCAAGCGCCAGAGCCTGTTCTTCTCGGCCACCATGCCGAAGAACATCGCCGGGCTTGCCGACCAGTACCTCAGCAACCCGGTGCAGGTCGCGGTCACCCCCGTGGCGACCACCGCCGAGCGGGTCGATCAGCAGGTCATCTTCTGCCACACGGGCGCCAAGCAGGCCCTGCTCAATCACGTCCTGCGTGATCCGAAGATCGAGCGTGTGCTCGTCTTCACCCGCACCAAGCACGGCGCGGACCGGGTCGTGCGCGGCCTCGACAAGGCCAACGTCGTCAGCGCGGCGATTCACGGCAACAAGAGCCAGCCGCAGCGCGAGCGGGCGCTTGCCGCCTTCCGTGACGGTTCCTGCCGCGTGCTGGTGGCCACCGACATCGCCGCCCGCGGTATCGATGTCGATGGCGTGACCCACGTCGTGAACTACGATCTGCCGAACGTGCCGGAATCCTATGTCCACCGCATCGGCCGCACGGCCCGCGCGGGTGCGGAGGGCCAGGCGATCTCGTTCTGCAACGACGAGGAGCGCAGCTACCTGCGCGACATCGAGCGCACCACGCGTCAGAAGGTACCCGTCGCCGGGTTCCCCGAGGGCTTCGTGCCGCCGACGCGCCAGGAGGCGCAGGATAACGCCGCCGAGGAGGCGCGCCGTCCGCCGCGTCAGCCGCAGGGTCGCCCCGGCCAGCGCCAGGGTCGTCCGGGCGGCGGTCGCGGCCAGGGTGGCGAGGGACGCGGCGAGCCGCGCGCCCACGACGCTCGCGGCGGGCGTCCCGGCGGACAGCCGGGCCACCGCCAGGACCAGCGCGCCGCCGGCGCACCGCGTCCCGACGCTCAGCGGCAGGACCAGCGCCGCCCCGAGCGGGCCGGTGAGGCCCGCCCGCAGGGTGCGCGTCCGCAAGGAGCCCGTCCGAGCGACGGCCGTCGCGACGGTCGGCCCGCGCGCTCCGGTGGCGAGGGCGGCCGGGCGATCGGCTGGCTCGATCGCGCACCGCGCTCCTGA
- the sseA gene encoding 3-mercaptopyruvate sulfurtransferase, translating to MTTSPFVTVEWLHQRLNAPDVVVLDASWHLPAQGRDAAAEYQAAHIPGAIRFDLDAMSDTESALPHMLPRPEVFSSKMRTLGVGDGAQVVVYDGMGLFSAPRVRWMLQTFGMREVKILEGGMPAWVAAGYPTEDGEGRPRDRRHFTARLDNGAVADAGDIARALAGGTTQVVDARSGPRFRGEEAEPRPGVRPGHMPGAKNLHYAALQANGRLRDEASLRAAIAEAGVDLDRPVVTTCGSGVTAAIVALALETLGKEPRALYDGSWSEWGADPARPVETSPA from the coding sequence ATGACCACATCGCCCTTCGTCACGGTGGAATGGCTGCATCAGCGCCTGAACGCGCCGGACGTCGTCGTGCTCGATGCCTCGTGGCACCTGCCGGCGCAGGGGCGCGACGCCGCGGCCGAGTATCAAGCGGCCCATATCCCCGGTGCGATCCGCTTCGATCTGGACGCGATGAGCGATACCGAATCCGCCCTCCCCCACATGCTGCCGCGGCCCGAGGTGTTCTCCTCGAAGATGCGGACGCTCGGGGTCGGCGACGGGGCGCAGGTCGTCGTCTACGATGGAATGGGGCTGTTCTCGGCGCCGCGGGTGCGCTGGATGCTCCAGACCTTCGGCATGCGCGAGGTCAAGATCCTGGAAGGCGGCATGCCCGCCTGGGTCGCGGCGGGCTACCCGACCGAGGACGGCGAGGGCCGCCCGCGCGACCGGCGCCATTTCACCGCCCGGCTCGACAACGGCGCCGTGGCGGATGCGGGTGACATCGCCCGCGCCCTGGCCGGCGGCACGACGCAGGTGGTCGATGCGCGCTCCGGCCCGCGCTTCCGCGGCGAGGAGGCGGAGCCGCGCCCCGGCGTTCGCCCCGGGCATATGCCCGGCGCCAAGAACCTGCATTACGCCGCCCTCCAAGCGAATGGCCGCCTGCGGGACGAGGCCTCGCTGCGGGCCGCAATCGCGGAGGCCGGCGTCGATCTCGACCGGCCCGTCGTCACCACCTGCGGCTCGGGCGTGACCGCGGCCATCGTCGCGCTGGCACTCGAGACTTTGGGCAAGGAGCCGCGGGCGCTCTACGACGGCTCGTGGTCGGAGTGGGGCGCCGATCCCGCCCGCCCCGTCGAGACCAGCCCCGCCTGA
- a CDS encoding heparinase II/III family protein, with protein sequence MGRGPERWQLYRLLGHEIVRAVRERTAQLTARPEILTRARVTGLVIAPHDLRTSDASLADDIYSGLFVFAGRSLVVSGRSPFDYDPPSPEWADALYGFGWLRHLRAADTALARANARAFVSDFMGGRGEAARASPVPVASRRLISFLCQSPLVLEGADHAFYQAFLKAVGKGARELERSLRRSSPPQSRLLAAVALTYAGLCCEGIEPILRRATRILVRELEAQILPDGGHQSRDPRFAMELLLDLLPLRQSFLSRSVDPPEALLRAVDRMLPALRLLRHGDASLSHFNGMGVTAADHLATLLVYDGAGTEPLMYASHSGYARLELGRVVLVCDVGAPPPMDQSREAGAGCLSFELTSGAQRIVVNCGSPASGGELRRAARSTAAHSTATVADTSSYRFLDQPEDWWISRIAARWLLYRRGPVVLRGPGPVAVERRTENGAAVLAARHDGYVTEFGILHERRWRLSDSPVRLAGEDAFRRDSKRPRSRPQPVAVRFHLHTAVAAQPQDDGSVMLGLPTGERWRFTVEGATAAIEESVYFAGVVGARRTAQIVLHLTVDEDALVRWQIEQV encoded by the coding sequence TTGGGCAGGGGCCCCGAACGCTGGCAGCTCTACCGCCTGCTCGGTCACGAGATCGTCCGCGCGGTTCGCGAGCGGACAGCACAGCTCACGGCGCGGCCCGAGATCCTCACCCGCGCGCGGGTGACCGGCCTCGTGATCGCGCCGCACGACCTGCGGACCAGCGACGCCTCGCTCGCCGACGACATCTATTCCGGCCTGTTCGTCTTCGCCGGCCGCTCGCTGGTGGTGAGCGGACGGTCGCCCTTCGACTACGATCCTCCCTCCCCCGAATGGGCGGACGCGCTCTACGGCTTCGGCTGGCTGCGCCACCTGCGGGCTGCCGACACGGCCCTGGCCCGCGCCAATGCCCGCGCCTTCGTCTCGGACTTCATGGGCGGACGCGGCGAGGCCGCCCGCGCCAGCCCGGTGCCGGTCGCCTCACGCCGGCTGATCTCGTTCCTGTGCCAGTCTCCGTTGGTGCTGGAGGGGGCAGACCACGCCTTTTATCAGGCCTTCCTCAAGGCCGTGGGCAAGGGTGCGCGGGAACTGGAGCGCTCGCTGCGGCGCTCGTCACCGCCGCAATCGCGCCTGCTGGCGGCGGTAGCGCTGACCTATGCCGGCCTGTGCTGCGAGGGCATCGAGCCGATCCTGCGCCGGGCCACCCGCATCCTCGTGCGTGAACTCGAAGCGCAGATCCTGCCGGATGGCGGCCATCAGTCCCGCGATCCGCGATTTGCCATGGAGCTGCTGCTCGATCTGCTGCCGCTTCGCCAGAGCTTCCTCAGCCGCAGCGTCGATCCGCCGGAGGCGCTCCTGCGCGCCGTCGACCGGATGCTGCCGGCGCTGCGCCTCCTGCGCCACGGCGATGCCTCGCTCAGCCACTTCAACGGCATGGGCGTGACGGCGGCCGACCATCTCGCCACGCTGCTGGTCTATGACGGGGCCGGCACCGAGCCGCTGATGTACGCCTCCCATTCCGGATACGCCCGGCTCGAACTGGGGCGGGTCGTGCTCGTCTGCGATGTCGGTGCACCGCCGCCGATGGATCAGTCGCGCGAGGCTGGCGCCGGCTGCCTCTCCTTCGAACTGACGAGCGGGGCGCAGCGCATCGTCGTCAATTGCGGCAGTCCCGCGAGCGGCGGCGAGTTGCGCCGGGCCGCGCGCAGCACCGCCGCCCACTCGACGGCGACGGTCGCCGACACCTCCTCCTACCGCTTCCTCGACCAGCCGGAGGATTGGTGGATCAGCCGGATCGCCGCCCGCTGGCTGCTGTATCGCCGCGGCCCCGTGGTCCTGCGCGGCCCCGGTCCGGTCGCGGTCGAGCGGCGCACGGAGAACGGGGCTGCGGTCCTCGCCGCGCGCCATGACGGCTACGTCACCGAATTCGGGATCCTGCACGAGCGCCGCTGGCGCCTTTCCGACAGCCCCGTGCGTCTGGCAGGCGAGGATGCGTTCCGGCGTGACAGCAAGCGCCCGCGCTCGCGGCCCCAGCCGGTGGCGGTGCGCTTCCATCTCCACACCGCCGTCGCGGCGCAGCCTCAGGACGACGGCAGCGTGATGCTGGGCCTGCCGACGGGTGAGCGATGGCGCTTCACGGTGGAGGGCGCGACGGCGGCGATCGAGGAGAGCGTGTATTTCGCAGGCGTCGTCGGTGCACGGCGCACCGCGCAGATCGTCCTGCACCTAACGGTGGACGAGGACGCGCTGGTACGCTGGCAGATCGAGCAGGTCTGA
- the purH gene encoding bifunctional phosphoribosylaminoimidazolecarboxamide formyltransferase/IMP cyclohydrolase, translated as MPRDQIRVTRALLSVSDKTGLTDFAAALSQRGVELVSTGGTHRALTEAGLAVREVSELTRFPEMMDGRVKTLHPAVHGGLLAVRDNPEHQAALAAHGISAIDLLVVNLYPFEETLKAGKAYDDCVENIDVGGPAMIRAAAKNHADVAVVVDVSDYATILAELSAHGGNLTAATRRRLAQKAFSRTASYDAAIANWLAEVEGSDAAPTFKALGGTLAQSLRYGENPHQSAAFYRLPGTLRPGIATARQVQGKELSYNNLNDTDAAYECVAEFDPARTAAVAIIKHANPCGVAEGADLLAAYEQALACDPTSAFGGIVALNRPLDAEAARKIVEIFTEVIIAPDASEEARAIVGAKKNLRLLLAGGLADPRAKGEVVRTVAGGFLVQGRDALSVDDMDLKVVTRRAPSEAELADMRFAYRVAKHVKSNAIVYAKGGATVGIGAGQMSRVDSSITAARKAAEAAQRLGLSESLAKGSAVASDAFFPFADGLLAAAEAGATAVIQPGGSMRDDEVIRAADEAGLAMVFTGVRHFRH; from the coding sequence ATGCCGCGCGACCAGATCCGGGTCACCCGCGCCCTTCTTTCCGTTTCGGACAAGACCGGGCTCACGGACTTTGCTGCGGCGCTGAGCCAGCGGGGCGTCGAACTGGTCTCGACGGGCGGCACCCACCGTGCGCTCACTGAAGCGGGGCTGGCCGTCCGGGAAGTGTCCGAGCTGACGCGCTTCCCCGAAATGATGGACGGGCGGGTGAAGACGCTGCATCCGGCCGTCCATGGCGGCTTGCTCGCGGTGCGCGACAACCCCGAACATCAGGCGGCGTTGGCCGCCCACGGAATCAGTGCGATCGACCTGCTCGTGGTCAACCTCTACCCGTTCGAGGAGACGCTGAAGGCCGGCAAGGCCTACGACGACTGTGTCGAGAACATCGATGTCGGCGGCCCGGCGATGATCCGCGCGGCGGCCAAGAACCATGCCGACGTCGCCGTGGTGGTCGATGTCTCGGACTATGCGACCATCCTCGCCGAACTCTCGGCGCACGGGGGCAACCTCACCGCCGCGACCCGCCGCCGGCTCGCGCAGAAGGCGTTTTCGCGCACCGCCTCCTACGACGCGGCGATCGCCAACTGGCTCGCCGAGGTCGAGGGGAGCGACGCGGCCCCGACCTTCAAGGCGCTCGGCGGCACGCTCGCCCAGAGCTTGCGCTACGGCGAAAACCCGCACCAGTCGGCCGCCTTCTACCGCCTGCCAGGGACCCTGCGCCCCGGCATCGCCACCGCCCGGCAGGTCCAGGGCAAGGAACTGTCCTACAACAACCTCAACGACACCGACGCGGCCTATGAATGCGTCGCCGAGTTCGACCCCGCCCGCACGGCGGCGGTGGCGATCATCAAACACGCCAACCCCTGCGGCGTCGCGGAGGGGGCGGATCTGCTGGCGGCCTACGAGCAGGCGCTGGCCTGCGATCCGACCTCGGCCTTCGGCGGCATCGTCGCCCTCAACCGGCCGCTCGACGCCGAGGCCGCGCGAAAGATCGTCGAGATCTTCACCGAGGTCATCATCGCCCCCGACGCCTCCGAGGAGGCACGCGCCATCGTCGGCGCCAAGAAGAACCTGCGGCTGCTGCTGGCGGGCGGCCTCGCCGACCCGCGGGCGAAGGGCGAGGTTGTCCGCACCGTGGCGGGCGGCTTCCTGGTCCAGGGCCGGGATGCGCTCAGCGTGGACGACATGGACCTGAAGGTCGTGACCCGGCGCGCCCCGAGCGAGGCGGAACTCGCCGACATGCGCTTCGCCTATCGGGTGGCCAAGCACGTGAAGTCGAACGCCATCGTCTACGCCAAGGGCGGCGCCACGGTCGGCATCGGTGCCGGGCAGATGTCGCGGGTGGATTCCTCGATCACCGCCGCGCGCAAGGCAGCGGAAGCGGCGCAGCGCCTCGGCCTTTCCGAGAGCCTTGCCAAGGGTTCGGCCGTCGCCTCCGACGCCTTCTTCCCCTTCGCCGACGGTCTGCTCGCCGCGGCGGAAGCCGGTGCCACCGCCGTGATCCAGCCCGGCGGTTCGATGCGCGACGATGAGGTGATCCGGGCCGCCGACGAGGCCGGACTCGCCATGGTGTTCACCGGCGTGCGCCACTTCCGGCATTAA